GCAAGAAGCAAGGTGTCGATGACCGTGTTGCCGAGGCGGAGCTTACGCTTTCGCCGGGCAAACGTGTCGATGCCGTCCGCATTGACCAGGCCATCTCGTGGGTCGAATGCGAGCTCGTCGAATCGCAGGTGTATGGCGATCACGAGCTCTTCATCGGCCGCACGCTCATTGCCGAGACATGCGGCGCGCTTGACGAGAACAGCAAGCTCGAACCAATGCCGGCTCTGCTCATGGGGCAGCGCGGGCGCTTCGGACATTTCGAGGAAGGATTCAGCGCATGATTGCACCCGAGTACCATATTCGTGATTGCGTCGAAGCGGATATGGACCTTATCCGCTATCTGTTTTCGGTCGAGGGATTCAGCGACTTGCAAAGTCCCGAGGGCATACGCGTTGCCGTTACGCCCGATAACACGATGTACGGCGCTTGCCGTCTCGAGCAGGGAAGCGATGGCTCGTGGAACGTGCGTCCCATCGTCGTCTTCGATGTCGTGCAAGGCAAGGGCGTGGGCCGTGCGCTGCTCAAGGACGCGTTGCGCCTTCATCCGGACCTGCGCCTCGTTGCCCGTGGCGAGATTGAGCCTTTCTATTTGTCGTGCGGCTTCGAGCGTTGCGGTTGGGATGCCATCGCACCCGAGTATCGCGCCGAGTGCGATGCCTGCCCCGACAAGGCTGCATGTGGTCCGCTGCCTTTCCGCTCCCTTCCCATCGAGCGAACCTTCACCTTCCTCGGGACGAGCTCGGGTTGTGGCGTGCCGGCCTTTTTCTGCCATTGTCCGGCTTGCGAGGCGGCGCGCAAGGACCCGGCAAAACGCCGCGGCTGCACGGGCGTTGCCTTGCGCGGTCACGGCATGACCGTCATCGACGCCTCGCCCGACATCCGCCACCAGCTCAATCGAGAGGGCATCGACGTCATTGACGACTTCTTCCTCACGCATGCGCACTACGACCACATGGGCGGGCTGGGCGAGTTCGAGTACTTCATCCGCCTCTACCTCATGAGCACCATGCCCTTTCATGGGAGCGAACACGCGATTGCCGAGACGCTCAGGGAATACTCCTACATGGATGATTGCTTCGCGCTCGACGTGATGGAGCCGTATGACGTGCGCGAGGTGGACGGCCTTGCAATCCAGGCGTTGCCGCTCAAGCATGCGCCGGGCACCTTCGGCTATCTCATCACCACGCCCGAGGGACGCCGCACGTTCTACGCACCCGATACGAGCGATCTGGCGCCCGAGGTCATCGAGATACTCAGGGGCGTCGACAACCTCGTCATGGATTCGACCTTCTGGGAGAATCACGGGGCCGCCCGTTCGCACCATGATGTGCACCAGACCGTGCATGAGGGCATCGACATCCTTGATGCCGGGCGCATCTACCTCACGCATCTTGCACCACACATGTGCGATCCGGGCGTGAACGAGATTGACGAGGTCTACGCATACGCCGCGCAGTTCGATGGTCGCGTCGTCGTGGCCGAAGACGGCATGCAGTTCACGCTGTAAGCTGGTACCATATGCCGCATGAGTAATGAGTATCGACTTTCGGCTCGGCAGATTCTGACGCGCATCATTTCGGTGATCGTCGCAGGCGTCGGTGGGTCGGCGTGTGGGTTTAGCCTCCTCATGCAGGTGCAGGAAATCGGTACGGTCATCGCATCGATTACGTGGTTCTCCGGGCTTCTGGCCGTGGTCTTTGCACTGGCGGGCTATGCCGTCTCCTGCGATCCCGGCAAGGGCAAGACCTATATTCCGCTTGCCGTCGTCATGGGGGCAATCCTTGTCGTCACGGGCTCTGCGCTCGCACGTATCTATCTGTACGCGCACATGGTCATCATCATCGCGCTTGTTGCCGCGGCCATCGAGGGCATCGTGCTCATCATCTATCACTTCATCTTGAAACGCGAAGATCCAGAGGCTCTGTAGCCGCGAGGAGGGTTCCCATGGTTTCC
This window of the Coriobacteriaceae bacterium genome carries:
- a CDS encoding MBL fold metallo-hydrolase: MIAPEYHIRDCVEADMDLIRYLFSVEGFSDLQSPEGIRVAVTPDNTMYGACRLEQGSDGSWNVRPIVVFDVVQGKGVGRALLKDALRLHPDLRLVARGEIEPFYLSCGFERCGWDAIAPEYRAECDACPDKAACGPLPFRSLPIERTFTFLGTSSGCGVPAFFCHCPACEAARKDPAKRRGCTGVALRGHGMTVIDASPDIRHQLNREGIDVIDDFFLTHAHYDHMGGLGEFEYFIRLYLMSTMPFHGSEHAIAETLREYSYMDDCFALDVMEPYDVREVDGLAIQALPLKHAPGTFGYLITTPEGRRTFYAPDTSDLAPEVIEILRGVDNLVMDSTFWENHGAARSHHDVHQTVHEGIDILDAGRIYLTHLAPHMCDPGVNEIDEVYAYAAQFDGRVVVAEDGMQFTL
- a CDS encoding flavin reductase family protein; the protein is MTQALNELAGNEIATLLIPTTVTLVTACDAAGADKVATIAWVMPISHEPSLVAVAIRPGGQTACALRDSGCFVVNVLGADEDAVRIAMLCGKKQGVDDRVAEAELTLSPGKRVDAVRIDQAISWVECELVESQVYGDHELFIGRTLIAETCGALDENSKLEPMPALLMGQRGRFGHFEEGFSA